The window ggggtgaccgcgcaggtgtggtctcgggatggcgtagagccgaggagcacaacgcaggcggggtgaccgcgcaggtatggtcccgggatggcgtggagccgagggccgaggagcacaacgcaggcggggtgaccgcgcaggtgtgtctcgggaggcggaaagccaagagccgaggagcacaacgcaggcggggtgaccgcgcaggtgtggtctcgggatggcgtagagccgagggccgaagagcacaacgcaggcggggtgaccgcgcaggtgtggtcccaggatggcgtagagccgagggacgaggagcacgacgcaggcggactggccgcgcaggtgtgtcccgggtggcgtaaagccgagggccgtggaacacaacgcaggcggggtgaccgcacaggtgtggtctcgggatggcgtagagccgagggccgaggagcacaacgcaagcggggtgaccgcgcaggtgtggtctcgggatggcgtagagccgaggagcacaacgcaagcggggtgaccgcgcaggtgtggtcccgggatggcgtggagccgagggccgaggagcacaacgcaggcggggtgaccgcgcaggtgtggtctcgggatggcgtagagccgagggccgaagagcacaacgcaggcggggtgaccgcgcaggtgtggtcccgggatggcgtagagccgagggacgaggagcacgacgcaggcggactggccgcacaggtgtgtcccgggtggcgtaaagccgagggccgaggagcacaacgcaggcggggtgaccgcacaagtgtggtctcgggatggcgtagagctgagggtcgaggagcacaacgcaggcggggtgaccgcgcaggtgtggtctcgggatggcgtagagccgagggccgaggagcacaacgcaggcggggtgaccgcgcaggtgtggtcccgggatggcgtggagccgagggccgaggagcacaacgcaggcggggagatcgcgcaggtgtgtctcgggaggcgcagagccgagggccgaggagcacaacacaagcggggtgaccgcgcaggtgtggtctcgggatggtgcAGAGCcgtgggccgaggagcacaacgcaggcagggTGACcatgcaggtgtgtctcgggaggcgcagagccgagggccgaggagcacaacgcaggcggggtgaccgcgcgcaggtgtggtctcgggtggtatGGAGCCAAAGGGGGTGTCCAcgagcattaagcgaccgaggaggcctcgggcattatgcgaccgaggtggcgaccttgggcattacgcgaccgaggtggtggcctcggtaagcatggagccgaggcactcGGCGTAGGCAGGCCGCGACCGAGGGACGTAACCCAGGCGGGCAAGGTAGtggatatggccgaggagttcggcgcgggtaggctggccgcgcagacgtgtctcagggtttatggagccgaggggcacgacgcaggcgtactggcggcactggtctgtctcaggaacatggagccaaggagcacgacgcaagcggggtgaccgcgcaggcgtggtcgcgagggtcatgcgaccgagtagcacaatcaggcgggcaggacgcgaggacgcggccgaggaacacgacaggcggttgGGCCGTGCCGAGgtgggtctcggcagagattggccgaggtgctcggtgcaggcaggctgcgaccgaggtggtgggctcggcaagcatggagccgaggcgttcggcgcaggcaagccgcggccgaggagcgtgaaccaggtggatagggccgtggagttcggcgcgggcaggttggccgcgcagacgtgtctcggggtttatggagccgaggggcacgacgcgggcgtactggcggcactggtctgtctcgggaacatggagccaaggagcacgacgcaggcggtctggtcgcgcaggtgtgtctcggggatgatggaagcgaggagcacgacgcaggcgggcaggccgcgcaggtgtggtctcggtcatcatgctgccgaggagcacgacgcaggcgagtagactgcgcaggcgtggtcgcgagggtcatgcgaccgagtagcacgatcaggcgggcaggacgcgaagaCGCgacctcgggcaccacgcggccgaggaacacgatagGCGGTCGGGCCGTGCCGAGgtgggtctcggcagagattggccgaggtgctcggtgcaggcaggctgcgaccgagggaaaccgctcaggcgggcaggccgtgctgAGGTGGGCTCCACGCAGGCAGGCTGCAGCCGAGGTGCTTAGTgcaagcaggctgcgaccgagggacacccctCGGGCGCGCAGGCTGCTCTAAGGTGGACTCGGGCTGTCTACGACCGAGCCGTGTGAATGCAAAAAAAGAGGGGGTTAGGCcgaagctaaccgtgagccaaGAGGCGCGCTGAGGCGCGCAggtagcgggctggccgcgcatggggccgaggagcagccGAGGCAtcaggctgcttgctgcgcatggggttgaggagccgaggcagcgtgttggctgcgcatgaggctgaggggccgaggcagcgggctgcttgctgcgcatggggccgaggagcagccGAGGCATCAGGCTGCTTGCTGCGTatggggctgaggagccgaggcagcgtgttggctgcgcatgaggccgaggggccgaggcagcgtgctggctgtagCGTGTTGGctacgcatgaggccgaggggccaagGCAGCGGGTTGCTTGCTGcacatggggccgaggggccgaggcagcgagttGGCTGCAGTGTGTTGGCTGCCCataaggccgaggggccgaggcagcgggctacaccgtcagccgagcagctgaggcgggcggCCACgcatgggaccgaggggtcgaggccacgactcaaagttgtttcccacaacagattggcgctagaaggagggcccggaatgtcgggtgatcaccagagcggctcagatgagcccacggctgagaggtcacacccgaccgaagcctcgggggaacatcctccgcacggagaccatcgtgacgaacaccccgccacgacctctgaatgatattggcgaatattcaacgactcgggcttgtcgccgcccgacagcgccccagccgactcaacgcccgtgtcacccgaggcctttctggacctcgcccgtcaagtccgagctctaatggaaatggtgcaaactattatcccgctcgtttctcatccgaCGCACCCACCTACAATCGAACCACTACGACAATGCAAGGTgcccgttcgggcccacacgACACTTCCGGAGCCcccgcttcgcctcgggtccgtCCGGCCCCACGCGAGGATCCaatgatggcaaacccgagcgaccgcccggaacccgaggcactctcttcggactccctgcgggtcccagttgcgcttcgtcagccaACGACTCGATgaggtgcagaaagaggttcgTAAGTCCaaaggagagctcggggaggacgcacaccaaaggtctcccttcacgcccgtgatacgggatctgacagtccccccggacttcTAGCTCCCCTCTCTagacgcttacgatggctccgCCGACCCGACGGACCATGTAGCTACTTTTCGCACCCAAATGGTGTtatacggaacctctgatgcattgatgtgcagagcgtttcccaccactctgagagggccggcccacgcgtggtatgacggcctgaagaccgggactatcacttccttcgaccagctcgctaaTGACTTTgagctccacttcgtagcctATGCACGACCAAAGCCTTCcgcggcactgctcctcggactcaaacaaagggaggacgagcctctctcacattttgtggatagctttgccacgcaaatccggggttTGCCGGACACTCACCCGTCTCTAttagtgcaggcgtttatgataggcctgcgaccttccaaaTTCCTCTAGTCCCTCGCGAAGCGACCTCCCACCACGGTGCtagagatgctccagcgggctaaccggtacatcgcggCGGAGGCCTGGGCGGCCGTGAAGAGAAGAGACGACTTCCAGCAGCCGGACCTGATGTAGTCCTAATGAAAAGAAATCGAGGCCCTGCCTCAGTTCcttccgagcgaaggttcagtaCTTATCTGATTGCCTCCCGGTTCGCGGTTAGCTTCAACCTAACCCCCTTCTGTATCTACATGGCTTGGCTCGACCCGTATCTCTCGGCCGAAGACTGCCAAGTCCACCTCagggcggcctgcccgcttgagtcgtgtccctcggccttTGTCATATCCCTCGGCCATAGATTGCCGAGCCCCCCTTAGGGCAGCCTCTCGGCCCGAGCCACgtccctcggccatagactgcccgagaccatgcctgcgcgaCCTGTCCGCCTGCGTCGAGCTCCTTGGTTGCGTGatgcctgagaccacacctgcgcggcctgcgtcgtgctcctcggccgcatgatgcccgagaccacacctgcgtggcctgcgttgtgctcctcggccacatgatgcccaagaccacacctgcgcggcatgcccgcctgcgtcgtgctcctcggccccatgctccctgagacacacctgcgcggccagcctgcctgcgtcatgctcctcggccccatgctccccgagacacacctgcgcagctagcccgcctgcgtcgtgctcctcggctccatgctccccgagacacacctgcgtggccagcccgcctgcgtcatgctcctcagctctatgctccccgagatcacacctgcgcggcctgcccgcctgcgtcgtgctcctcgaccgcatgatgcccgagaccacacctgcgcggcctacccgcctgcgtcgtgctcctcggctcctcagcttcatgtccccgagacacaccagcgcgTTCAGCCCGTCTGAAAGCTAAAGCCATGCCTcagactcccgttacaacgatcgacgcatagcttctttccgggggggaatatgatgaggatagtaattatgataagactcggctaacGTCAGCCAACGCCTCATGCCTCGATCGGCGCGACTGCACTCGGTCAACCGAACCGGAACACCGGTCGAGGCGCACTAATGCCTACCCAGGCTCGGTTCTCCACGCCATGCCaacgcccatgtcagacgctatcagcctgcctcctgcaggcgggcatatcaaacaacagtaagcttccctataaataccctttcgttcatcagaaagAAAGGGGAGGGGGACAGAGACACTAAAAATATtcggtcccgaggccacggctcaaagttgtttcccacaaccttAGTGTAAGTCAAATATAAGTGGGTATAAGTCGAGGGTACGAGTGGTGGCTCCACGTATGTGGCAGCGAGAAAGACGACACCACCTCTCTGAGTATGAGCTGCTCTTGGAGCCATTAGCCGGTTCATCGGTCTCCTCTGCTGCTTCAACCTGGTGGATTAGGCGAACGACGAGCCCGTTCCTTCAGCCCAGCCCGAACTACATCGCTACCATCGAAATCCCCTCCGAAGGAAGGGTTTTGCTCTAACAACGTCGACAGATCCAGAAGAAACTGGTGAGATTGTACTCCTTTATGCATTCAGTTCCTTTGTGCCGTCGCAATTCTTTCAGAAACCTCCAGATCTCATTTTTACCTCTTTAGCGGTATGATTTGTTTCGGTGATCTGGAAAATACCTCTTTTTCTCTCTGTTTTTGGCTTCCTGAATGAGATCTTTGACTAGTATAGAGTGATTAGATTTTGCTCTTATCTATTTGAGTTAAGGTTTAGATTGCGAACCAGTTGGCTTCCCCTTTGTTCGAAATCCATGTTTGTTTTCCTTGATGTGAATGCGTCTGATCGTTGAAAGGCTTCTGAGGGATTCCCATTTCCTTCTAATGATGCTTGCTTTGATTTCCTGATGCCAAGTGAATAGGATTAGTAACATATTCTTCGCTATTCTTCATGATGCCAGGGATGTCGAGTCGATTGCACAACTCAAGCAACCAATTTTACAGGGCTCAGAAATGGCGTGCAGTGGCCCTTGCATCACTAACCCTAATTGCTGTCACCTGCATTCTGATCAACAGAGAAAAACCAAACCCTTCATCTGATCTTTTGAAGCACAAAAATGCCGGCTTTCAGTCTTCTGTCCGATTCAGGCCATCTTTGGAGCTCATGAATGGCACCGATGTCATTTGGCAAATCCCCGATTCGCCCAAGGCCGCTCTTTTCATTGCTCATGGTTGCGGTGTCCGAGCTTCCAACTTCTGGGACAAGTACCCAGGCTGCCCAAACTGCACTGGGTTGCCCGAAGAGAGGATCTTTGTGCTTCGTGCTCTGGAACGAAAATTTGCTGTCCTAACCATATCTAGTTTGGGTAGATGCTGGTCGTTTGAGGAAACGGAAGCCATCAAGTGGATCATCAAATGGTGGATCGAAAAAAATAAGCTTGGGAAGCTTCCCATCATGGCCATGGGGGCTTCATCTGGTGGGTATTTTGTTTCTGCGCTTGCTGCTGAGATGAGATTCAGAAGCCTCTCAATTATGATTGCAGAAGGAGTATTTGCATCTGCTGGTGTGCCAAAGGACTACCCACCCACACTTTTTGTTCACATGCCTAAGGACCGTAATACAATGAAAAAGATACAAAAGAACATGAAAACTTTGAGACAGAATGGCGTTCTTGTCAAGGAGATTAGGTGTATGCAGTTTCCTTTGTCTCCAGACTTGTTCTCCAACAGGATTCCAGGGATAAACCAGACATTGTCTGTCAAAATGTATCATCTTTTTTCTGAGAAGGGATTTATTGATGAAAATGGGTTTATGAATAATGACGGGCGACAAACTCAGTGGAAGGAAGCTCTTATTCAAAGGAACATTATCCCAGAAAACTATGAATTGCTTAATCACATTGGGGAGGAATTGAACCTTGCATTTGCTTTGCATGAAATGACCAGTTTTGAGACAGATGGTATTCTTGACTGGTTTGAGTCTAATATGAGCTGATCAATGAATCTTGTGGCTCAATGAATCTTGTGGCTGATCAATGAATCTTGTGGCTCATTCTTTTATGAGCTGATCAATGATATATGAGCTCTTATTTACAGACAGAAAACTATAATATGAGCTGATCAATGAATCTTGTGGCTCATTCTTTTTAAAGAAACGTTCAAAATAGTTAGGCTCTATTGGGACTTGTTATATATTGCTCTGAAGATTATCTCAAGAGGCTCTCATGAAGCCAACAGCGAAAACTGTAACAAGGGAGATCATTTCCAAAAGCAAAATACATACATTGGCAGAAGATTGAAACTCCTTCAAACCAAACTGTTCTGAGAACAGTTGTTGTTGACCATATTAGGTATTCCTCGATTAGAAGGGTCTATTATGTCTTTCTCGATGTGCTTGTTTCACTGTTTGTGCTCAATCTTTGTTGTGTTAAATGAAACTATACTGGATGTACTAACACAAAGCTAGAAAGCTCGCTTGAGTGTTATAACTTGCAAAAAGTACTTTGCTAGAATTTGTTTAACTAATGTTGCAGTTTGAGTTCATCAAGCATGGAAGAAAATTAGATTAATTTTGGCAGTCTATACAATGCATTCATAACAAATGAAaacttatgttttttttttcttcttcctttcctgtaCATAGGATCTATCGTCCTAAAGCTGGCATTTACCTAGTTGTAAGCATGTCTAGGCCAAAGAGAGGGATACTTGGtattatcaagcatgatactgAATTTAAATAATTAGATTCATGTTTAAAACAAAATTTTCCTCATTATACATTTATCTGCCTAATAGATGAATCTCATACTGTTTAGTTGAGATTTAAGACTCAAATCATCAATATTTTTTCTTGTTGTATACTACATGGTTTTAGACAAGCTATCTGTTATCCAAGCAAAGTTTTGATTACTTCAATCTGTTGAGTATGCAAACATACCACAAAGGTAAAACAATTAATAATAGCCAGAGGATGATTTGCCAACTAATGCATAAACATGATTTTCTGTATTTTTGGGATCTGCACTCTTGAATCTTTGCTTATATTTGGAAACCCCCAAGGAAAACTGAGACATATTTGAAGGATTGTGAAGCCCGAGTCTTGACTGCCATTTAGTTACTATCATAGCATGTTTCAACACTTTTTGTCAGTTCATTTGTCATTGTGTATGTAATCGTAGGCTTTTGTATGGCTTGAAAGCTATTTCTATTTATCACAAAGCCGAAATGACACTCGTCATTCCTAGTGATAAGTTTCTTGTAGGAAATGGGTGTTTTGCTCGAATCCTCATCGCCGACGTCCTCATCATCATCCGTTGAATTATTTTGTCTGACTTTTTACAAATGTTCGTGTGCCGAGCTTGGTGAATCTGCTTGGTGGTGCCTTTTTGGCGTAAGTTGATTCAATTCTCATGCATGATTTGCTTTGTTAGATCGATACATATCGTCCTCGTGTTCTATGCTCTTTCCTTATCTGAGTAATATTGTCGATTCTTCTCACAATAAATGAAGATTTTGTGTTTATCCCATCATAGATTCATAGCTTTCTCAACCTGCATAGCTTTTCTTGGCTTAAATGGTTGATTATATCAATTATAACGTGTGCTTTAGTAGGAAAACTTAGCGCGGGTGATGAGGTCTTCTTCTGATGCTTCCCAAAGGCCCATTGGTCTTACACTTTTGGGCTTTGGGCTCAATGAGAATATTGGGATGACAGCCTTTACTTTTATCTGGTCACCAATAATTGTGATCCATCATTCAAAGGATTTCAATGATTAATAAGCCATGGGTAGACAAattgttttttggatttttttaatattttattttcattaattCCTAGTCAGTGtccctttttcatttatttttgtagagcattttttttatttaaagatgACATTGCTCATGACCTTCGCCACATTGGTTGTTGCTATTATTCCTCGCCTCTGTCCCTTGTTTATTGTTGTCGTCGGGCTCTCATCCATTGCCTCCACTCTCACTCCGTCATCTTTGTTCCTCGTTCGTCGATATTGTTGCGGTGGCCAAGATGGGCGATCTCTCGAGAGGGTGATTGGGCTTATGTGAGTTAGTTGCAACTTGGGCTTGTCTAAGCCGGTCGTGGCCTAAGCTTGTGTGAGCTAATTGTGGTGAAGTCATGGCCTACGCCTATGCGAACTAGCCTCAAAGTTGTCATCATCCTCGACCTCTACTCATCTTCGACACCTCCTACTTTCCTACATATCTTTCTCAAGTTCCGATCATAAGTGCTCCATCATCACCCTATCTCAAGTTCGGATCACAAGTGCTCCACCGTCACCTTATGAAATATTGTTGTCATTGATATAAGAAAATCAAAGATGATCATGCCCCCATACGTCTATGAAACCCTCCTTTCTCACGATGGTAACAATAGAGGAGGGGTGAGGACTTAACGAACAAGAGTGAGGGGAAGGAGGTCACTAAGGGCTTTGTTTTGCTCCATCGGCCTCGTCGTTGACTTTGGCGAAGGGGTAGTAGCGAAGGTTGAGTTAGACCTGGACATATTGATAGGTTGTTAGTGAACGATGATAAAGGAAGAGGCAAGAGAGGCGATGAGGAAGGGGAGGCAAGGATAATGAAAAAGGGGTGGAGACGAGAAGTAATGTCGCATtgtaggaaaaaaatattttacaagaataaataaaaagggcattaaatgagaatttatgaaaataaaagattttttaaaaaaattacccattgtttttttaaaaattaactaATTAATCCATCAAATCAAACCAAAGTATTGAATGTGAAATGCTTAAACTTAATGCATTCAATTTCATGGCGCACTTCGTAGGCATTTTACGcaaatcgatatatatatatatatatatatatatataagaatgaagtgataCTATTCAGCATCTCATTCATCCTTTTGAAATTAAATGTCAATTTCATCCCCTTTTGCATCATAATTGATCAAATCGGATTGAAATTTCCATCCTTGTCATCCATAAAGAGGTAGAGAGAAGGATTACCAACCCACTTCTCTGACCGTGACTCTTCCTTCCTCCGCTAAAATTCTCCTTACGTTTCTTGACTTTTCTTTTGTCCTCACGCCATAAAAGGGCCCCACCGCAGCACCGCCAAAGAATAAAAAGGTCAACTCGTTTTGTATCGAGCCACCATTACAAATTTATATTTGCAATTGACACCCTCATTTATTTATCGTACCTccataattaatttatatatacacaCTTGAAATCCAAAATAATATGCATTGATAGATCTTGATTTATACCATATTCTCATAATAGGAGTCTCTCGAAGAAATTATATATGTATTACAtatatctctttctttttttttgcattaATAGATGCTGATTAGTTTATCTTAGTGGGCTTTCTGCATAAAAGTTCTATGGAAATGTGGACGGCGATGTGAAAACGTTCCTTTGAAGGGCTTATTCGCGAAAACATAAATTAACGGCAAAACGACTGTGATGGCGTCCGTATCGTACGATatcgccacctcctcctcctctctctcgctctctctctccctctctctctccgtctTCCCGCGTTTCGCTTctgcggtggcggcggtggcggcggcggcggcggaagggCGGCCGCTTGTAAGCACCGTGTGAAGGATCTCTCTGTAGGCGGATGCGTGCCGTTGGACGTTTGGCTTCCTCTTTGGAGGTTATCTAGTACTTTCCCTTTGTGATTTTTCCTCGTCGGCTTCGCCTTCCATAGTTTTCCCCCTTCCGTTGGGATATTGACAGCCGGAGGCCACGGTAAAGGGGCctttttttatgatcatttcGTTGATTATCCGTGGGTTCTTTTGCGAAAGGAACGATTTTAAGGTTTTCGGCTCTGTTAATCGAATGACTTCTTTGTGTTATTATACCTCTTTTTCCCTGTCACTGATGCTGAAAAGGAAACTTTTTTTATCCTTTTTGGTGTAGATTTGACGACGAAAATGAGCGATTTTGTTCTTTTATATGTCTATGataagatgatgatgacgacgacggcGTGTTTGCTTCTGATCGTGGCGTAGgacctcttcttttctttttccttaaaAAATTGGTTCTTTGAATTGCTTGCTTCCTTTCTTTATAGGTTTTCCGAAAGGTGTATGAGAGGTTGGGATCGCATCTTCTCCTGCCAGTGGAGCTCTGATTTCGTTTAGTTGTGGAAGGATTCATCTGGTGCAGGGCATCGTCGAAGTCTTCGCTTTTCGAGTTCTTCAACCGGATTGGTTGATGTCAGGTTTTGATGTGGAACAAACTGGAGATCCGAAAGCGTTTCCGTAGCTGCTTTGGATATGATTCCTGCGGTTACCTGCCGATATTTGATTCATTAGGTGTGTTAATTGGTCGACAGTAATGGAGGAAGAGGGAAGCTCTTGGGTGAGGAGGGCAAAGTTTTCTCATACGGTTTACCACAGGTTAGATTCTTCAAAGCTCCCCTCGATCCCATTGCTTGTCAGATCCGAAAGTAATCTGGAATTGAAGCCGAAAAGGACTGCAGAAGCATCAAAATTGGCATCAATTTCATTGCCAGTCAATCGAGATGCAGGACCAAAGGAAACAGGCACAATTTCTCATTCTACTACTTTGCCATCATTACAATTGCTAGAGGATAGCCATCATGGATCAGAAGCAGGCAAGCCAAGCTCGAAAAGTCCTGCTTCTGTGAACTCTGATCAACAACCAAGGGAAAATGCGATGAATTCAATGCGAGAATCTTTAATTTCTCCTAAGATGGGCAATAAGCATCCCAATCTGAAGTTCAAGACGTTGAGGAATTTAGAGTTCTCTGACTTCTCATTTCCTGTTGATCGAGAATCTAAGGTGAGCCCAGAGACTCTGAGTCCGGGATCTTCTACCTTCACTTTTCAGCGAGATGTAGATCGAAGGCTGAGTGCGAGGGGCTCGATTTCTGGCACAACTTCTGTATCTAGGACTTCAGTTAAGGCTCAACTAGATTCTGATTCTCAGAAGTCTGGTCATTTTTCTTATAGGAATGGGCAGAATTATAAACTGAAACAGAGATCAATTTCTCCTCTTCCGACAACCACCCTTTCAGACGTCTTTAAGGAAGCTAGGGCTAATGAGAGGAGGTTCTCAACTCCACCGCCTAGGAGGAGAGGATCAGACAAGGGTGTCTTTGGCAAGTTATTCTCGAGAGAAGTCCGAGATCATCATGTGCCTCGTTACTTACCACCTCCTGAAACAAATCCTCTAAATCACTTCTCTTTAGTGAAAGCATCAGATAAGCATAAGAGTCAGAAGGAGGCTTTATGGACGAGTTATTTTGAACATGGTGAGGGGAAGGTAAATGCTGTGGATACTCTACATGAATGGATGGTTGATCTTTCCCAGTTGTACCTTGGGCTTAGGTTTGCTTCTGGAGCTCATAGTAAGCTACATCATGGTATCTATAAAGATCGGCCAGTCGCAGTAAAGATCATTACACAACCAGATGATGACGAAAACGGCCTGATGGCTGCTCGGTTAGAGAAACAATTTACTAGGGAAGTCACCCTTCTCTCTCATCTCTATCACCGGAATGTAATAAAGGTACTCGGATTATCTCTGTGCCTCTATTATAGTTTCTTCGTCAGCGAGTTATGCCTCCAGATTGATTTGAAAACAATTTATCTTGCTTTGGATGCATCAGTTGTATGCTGAACTAAAATGATTTCTGGATTTTGCACTAGGAAAATATGCATTAAAATAAATGCATATTAAAAAAACAAATATCAATGTTCTTCTTATACGTGACTTCTGCAAACTCTTAATTTTACCGGATCT of the Musa acuminata AAA Group cultivar baxijiao chromosome BXJ3-2, Cavendish_Baxijiao_AAA, whole genome shotgun sequence genome contains:
- the LOC135631115 gene encoding uncharacterized protein LOC135631115; its protein translation is MSSRLHNSSNQFYRAQKWRAVALASLTLIAVTCILINREKPNPSSDLLKHKNAGFQSSVRFRPSLELMNGTDVIWQIPDSPKAALFIAHGCGVRASNFWDKYPGCPNCTGLPEERIFVLRALERKFAVLTISSLGRCWSFEETEAIKWIIKWWIEKNKLGKLPIMAMGASSGGYFVSALAAEMRFRSLSIMIAEGVFASAGVPKDYPPTLFVHMPKDRNTMKKIQKNMKTLRQNGVLVKEIRCMQFPLSPDLFSNRIPGINQTLSVKMYHLFSEKGFIDENGFMNNDGRQTQWKEALIQRNIIPENYELLNHIGEELNLAFALHEMTSFETDGILDWFESNMS
- the LOC103975450 gene encoding serine/threonine/tyrosine-protein kinase HT1, which produces MEEEGSSWVRRAKFSHTVYHRLDSSKLPSIPLLVRSESNLELKPKRTAEASKLASISLPVNRDAGPKETGTISHSTTLPSLQLLEDSHHGSEAGKPSSKSPASVNSDQQPRENAMNSMRESLISPKMGNKHPNLKFKTLRNLEFSDFSFPVDRESKVSPETLSPGSSTFTFQRDVDRRLSARGSISGTTSVSRTSVKAQLDSDSQKSGHFSYRNGQNYKLKQRSISPLPTTTLSDVFKEARANERRFSTPPPRRRGSDKGVFGKLFSREVRDHHVPRYLPPPETNPLNHFSLVKASDKHKSQKEALWTSYFEHGEGKVNAVDTLHEWMVDLSQLYLGLRFASGAHSKLHHGIYKDRPVAVKIITQPDDDENGLMAARLEKQFTREVTLLSHLYHRNVIKLIAACKEPSVFCIITEYLSGGSLRAFLHKLEHKSLPLEKLIAFALDIARGMEYIHSQGVIHRDLKPENILFDQDFCVKIVDFGIACEEAYFDALAEDPGTFRWMAPEMIKHKSYGHKVDVYSFGLVLWEMATGRIPYEEMTPIQAAFAVVNKNLRPVVPPECPDALGALIEQCWALQPDKRPDFWQIVKVLEQFESALAQNGTLDTVANMNCQDHKNRLLHWIQKLKPTHTDGSGHPTPKLLTSMPKLL